The Salvelinus fontinalis isolate EN_2023a chromosome 9, ASM2944872v1, whole genome shotgun sequence genome has a window encoding:
- the LOC129861964 gene encoding small VCP/p97-interacting protein-like isoform X3 — translation MGMCLPCLGGPGNDLSTTPDRETRRRELAEAAEKRQKETTYRGVKNPQAVERNKKNKEMEKQEMRPSPPGEEGGGGGLKWQVG, via the exons ATGGGGATGTGCTTACCGTGCCTTGGTGGACCTGGAAACGACTTGTCCACCACACCAGATCGA GAGACAAGGAGACGTGAGCTGGCAGAGGCCGCtgagaagagacagaaagag ACAACCTACAGGGGTGTCAAAAACCCCCAAGCAGTTGAGAGAAATAAAAAgaataaggagatggagaaacaaGAGATGAGACCGTCTCCGcctggagaagaaggaggaggaggagggctgaag TGGCAGGTAGGCTAA
- the LOC129861964 gene encoding small VCP/p97-interacting protein-like isoform X1 — protein MGMCLPCLGGPGNDLSTTPDRETRRRELAEAAEKRQKETTYRGVKNPQAVERNKKNKEMEKQEMRPSPPGEEGGGGGLKVSPHIFNTDYVMSQSACNFRSGR, from the exons ATGGGGATGTGCTTACCGTGCCTTGGTGGACCTGGAAACGACTTGTCCACCACACCAGATCGA GAGACAAGGAGACGTGAGCTGGCAGAGGCCGCtgagaagagacagaaagag ACAACCTACAGGGGTGTCAAAAACCCCCAAGCAGTTGAGAGAAATAAAAAgaataaggagatggagaaacaaGAGATGAGACCGTCTCCGcctggagaagaaggaggaggaggagggctgaagGTTAGTCCTCATATTTTCAACACAGATTATGTCATGTCACAGTCTGCCTGCAACTTCAGGAG TGGCAGGTAG
- the LOC129861964 gene encoding uncharacterized protein LOC129861964 isoform X2, which produces MGMCLPCLGGPGNDLSTTPDRETRRRELAEAAEKRQKEKFFSQSQLYPTHKTCHPTKASRQPTGVSKTPKQLREIKRIRRWRNKR; this is translated from the exons ATGGGGATGTGCTTACCGTGCCTTGGTGGACCTGGAAACGACTTGTCCACCACACCAGATCGA GAGACAAGGAGACGTGAGCTGGCAGAGGCCGCtgagaagagacagaaagag AAATTCTTCAGTCAAAGCCAATTGTATCCAACCCATAAAACATGTCATCCTACTAAAGCATCGAG ACAACCTACAGGGGTGTCAAAAACCCCCAAGCAGTTGAGAGAAATAAAAAgaataaggagatggagaaacaaGAGATGA